The following are from one region of the Stigmatella ashevillena genome:
- the lon gene encoding endopeptidase La: MFFGRDDKKDAQKRGLTVPLLPLRDIIVFPHMVVPLFVGREKSIAALKDAMAHKGPDDKAVILLAAQKKAKTNDPTPDDIFHFGTVGHVIQLLPLPDGTVKVLVEGVRRAKVRKFLTNDAFFMVEVEEVEEHTEKTVELEALVRSVHSVFEAFVKLNKRIPPEMLMQVASIDDPARLADTIVAHLSLKLNDKQALLETESPAKRLEKLYELMQGEIEILQVEKKIRTRVKKQMEKTQKEYYLNEQMQAIQKELGERDEFKNEIQEIEEKLKNKRMSKEATLKVKKELKKLRMMSPMSAEATVVRNYIDWIISLPWYDETQDRLDVTEAEQVLNEDHYGLKKPKERILEYLAVQQLVKKLKGPVLCFVGPPGVGKTSLARSIARATGRKFVRLSLGGVRDEAEIRGHRRTYIGAMPGKLIQSLKKAGSNNPVFLLDEIDKMSTDFRGDPSAALLEVLDPEQNHNFNDHYLDLDYDLSKVMFICTANTMHNIPGPLQDRMEVIRIAGYTEPEKLSIARRYLIPKEQEANGLVDVKVDISNEALKTIIHRYTRESGVRSLEREIGGVFRKIARDVLKNGKRDLAVDRKLAMKFLGTPRYRYGVAEREDQVGIVTGLAWTEMGGEILTTEATIMPGKGKLIITGKLGEVMQESAQAAMSYVRSRAERFGIDRKVFENYDIHVHLPEGAIPKDGPSAGVTICTALVSALTRVTVRKDVAMTGEITLRGRVLPIGGLKEKTLAAHRAGIKTVLIPKENRKDLKDIPKKIRMALRIVPVEFVDDVLREALVLEKPEEFGRNKPLSEGMKPSVQVTDGQTAPSSAPV; encoded by the coding sequence ATGTTCTTCGGACGTGACGACAAGAAGGATGCCCAGAAGCGTGGCCTGACGGTCCCGCTCTTGCCCCTTCGGGACATCATCGTGTTCCCGCACATGGTGGTGCCGCTGTTCGTCGGCCGGGAGAAGTCGATCGCGGCTCTCAAAGACGCGATGGCTCACAAGGGCCCCGACGACAAAGCAGTCATTCTCCTGGCCGCGCAGAAGAAGGCCAAGACGAATGACCCGACTCCGGACGACATCTTCCACTTCGGTACGGTGGGCCACGTCATCCAGTTGCTCCCGCTGCCCGATGGCACCGTGAAGGTGCTGGTCGAGGGCGTGCGCCGGGCCAAGGTGCGCAAGTTCCTGACCAACGACGCCTTCTTCATGGTGGAGGTGGAGGAAGTCGAAGAGCACACCGAGAAGACCGTGGAGCTCGAGGCGCTGGTGCGCAGCGTCCACTCCGTGTTCGAGGCCTTCGTCAAGCTCAACAAGCGGATTCCCCCCGAGATGCTCATGCAGGTGGCGAGCATCGATGACCCGGCCCGCCTGGCCGACACCATCGTGGCGCACCTGTCGCTGAAGCTGAACGACAAGCAGGCGCTGCTCGAGACGGAGAGTCCGGCCAAGCGGCTGGAGAAGCTCTACGAGCTGATGCAGGGCGAGATCGAAATCCTCCAGGTGGAGAAGAAGATCCGCACCCGCGTCAAGAAGCAGATGGAGAAGACCCAGAAGGAGTACTACCTGAATGAGCAGATGCAGGCCATTCAGAAGGAGCTGGGTGAGCGCGACGAGTTCAAGAACGAGATCCAGGAGATCGAAGAGAAGCTGAAGAACAAGCGGATGAGCAAGGAGGCCACGCTCAAGGTCAAGAAGGAGCTGAAGAAGCTCCGGATGATGAGCCCGATGAGCGCCGAGGCCACCGTCGTCCGCAACTACATCGATTGGATCATCAGCCTGCCCTGGTACGACGAGACCCAGGACCGCCTGGACGTCACCGAGGCCGAGCAGGTGCTCAACGAGGACCACTACGGGCTGAAGAAGCCCAAGGAGCGCATCCTCGAGTACCTGGCCGTGCAGCAGTTGGTGAAGAAGCTCAAGGGCCCCGTGCTCTGCTTCGTGGGGCCGCCGGGCGTCGGCAAGACGTCGCTGGCGCGCTCGATTGCGCGGGCCACCGGCCGCAAGTTCGTGCGCCTGTCCCTGGGTGGCGTGCGCGATGAGGCGGAGATCCGCGGCCATCGCCGCACGTACATCGGCGCCATGCCGGGCAAGCTCATCCAGAGCCTCAAGAAGGCGGGCAGCAACAACCCCGTCTTCCTGCTGGATGAGATCGACAAGATGTCCACGGACTTCCGGGGCGATCCGAGCGCGGCGCTGCTGGAGGTGCTGGACCCCGAGCAGAACCACAACTTCAATGACCACTACCTGGACCTCGATTACGACCTGTCCAAGGTGATGTTCATCTGCACCGCGAACACGATGCACAACATCCCCGGTCCTCTCCAGGACCGCATGGAGGTCATCCGCATCGCCGGCTACACCGAGCCGGAGAAGCTCAGCATCGCGCGGCGCTACCTCATCCCGAAGGAGCAGGAGGCCAACGGGTTGGTGGACGTGAAGGTGGACATCTCCAACGAGGCGCTGAAGACCATCATCCACCGGTACACGCGCGAGTCCGGCGTGCGCTCGCTGGAGCGTGAGATCGGCGGTGTGTTCCGGAAGATTGCCCGCGATGTGCTCAAGAACGGCAAGCGGGACCTCGCCGTGGACCGCAAGCTGGCGATGAAGTTCCTGGGCACGCCGCGCTACCGCTACGGGGTGGCCGAGCGCGAGGACCAGGTGGGCATCGTCACCGGCCTGGCGTGGACGGAGATGGGGGGAGAGATTCTCACCACCGAGGCCACCATCATGCCGGGCAAGGGCAAGCTCATCATCACCGGCAAGCTCGGCGAGGTGATGCAGGAGTCAGCCCAGGCGGCCATGTCCTACGTGCGCTCGCGGGCCGAGCGGTTTGGCATCGACCGCAAGGTGTTCGAGAACTACGACATCCACGTCCACTTGCCGGAGGGCGCCATTCCCAAGGATGGACCTTCCGCAGGCGTCACCATCTGCACCGCGTTGGTGTCCGCGCTCACCCGCGTCACGGTCCGCAAGGACGTGGCGATGACGGGGGAAATCACCCTGCGCGGCCGCGTGCTGCCCATCGGTGGCCTGAAGGAGAAGACCCTGGCGGCGCACCGCGCCGGCATCAAGACGGTCCTCATCCCCAAGGAGAACCGGAAGGATCTCAAGGACATCCCCAAGAAGATCCGCATGGCGCTGCGCATCGTCCCGGTGGAGTTCGTGGATGACGTGCTGCGCGAGGCCCTGGTGCTGGAGAAGCCGGAAGAGTTCGGCCGCAACAAGCCGCTGTCCGAGGGGATGAAGCCCTCGGTCCAGGTGACGGACGGGCAGACCGCGCCTTCTTCGGCGCCCGTCTAG
- a CDS encoding peptide ABC transporter substrate-binding protein has protein sequence MPTTLDWSYSDPASWANYPVMLATQKGLTTLGEDHSVRPGLAERWEQERDAQGHERYTFHLRQDVRWSDGTTPLSAQDFVVGWRRAMLGRERGEMADIAGVRQVLELLERGAPTAQVHEALARTGVEALDAHTLRVTLERPRNYFLSRLANVYLFFPAPSGDLTGLTDEAIRDYFDRPREGRPLALGPYRVERWDRAGERVRLVHNPASAFQPPLEAGERPAPVVTLMRSEIGTALYARGRVDFVFIDSALALRGPRPEDLRHEPLLSTYFLVFNTERPPLDRPEVRRALARALDREGLLAGLLPEVRPTNVLLPPELPGAATPEEAARLPRFDRERAREELKGQPGLQRPLRLVYKSGDSFVPEVAIAERIASQLASVGVTVLLDARADFSSEVARRTPEGPRAYDMYLRRLGADYAHPNTFFTLFEREGNHQSGWENQAGGEPMARFERLLEEADAEASLEQARTLYAQAQEVLVGEQAVIAALYHPDRYYRARPTLRGLDVDPFNFLSLRALRLAPMPGER, from the coding sequence ATGCCCACCACGCTGGACTGGAGCTACTCGGATCCGGCCAGCTGGGCGAATTACCCGGTGATGCTCGCCACCCAGAAGGGCCTCACCACGCTGGGGGAGGACCACTCCGTGCGGCCTGGGCTCGCCGAGCGCTGGGAGCAGGAGCGTGATGCCCAGGGCCATGAGCGCTACACCTTCCACCTGCGCCAGGACGTGCGCTGGTCGGATGGCACCACCCCGCTCAGCGCTCAGGACTTCGTCGTGGGGTGGCGCCGCGCGATGCTTGGCCGCGAGCGCGGCGAGATGGCGGACATCGCAGGGGTGCGCCAGGTGCTGGAGCTGCTGGAGCGGGGGGCTCCCACCGCGCAGGTTCACGAAGCCCTGGCGCGCACGGGGGTCGAGGCTTTGGATGCGCACACCCTTCGGGTGACGCTGGAACGGCCGCGCAACTACTTCCTGTCCCGGTTGGCCAACGTCTATCTGTTCTTCCCCGCGCCCTCGGGGGATCTCACGGGCCTGACGGATGAGGCGATCCGTGACTACTTTGACCGGCCGAGGGAAGGGCGGCCGCTGGCGCTGGGCCCCTACCGTGTGGAGCGCTGGGACCGTGCGGGCGAGCGTGTCCGGCTGGTCCACAACCCCGCCTCGGCCTTCCAACCCCCGCTCGAAGCAGGGGAGCGCCCTGCGCCTGTCGTCACGTTGATGAGATCCGAGATTGGCACGGCCCTCTACGCCCGTGGCCGGGTCGACTTCGTCTTCATCGACAGCGCGTTGGCCTTGAGAGGCCCCCGCCCGGAGGATCTCCGGCATGAGCCATTGCTCTCCACGTACTTCCTGGTCTTCAACACCGAGCGGCCTCCGCTGGACCGGCCCGAGGTGCGGCGTGCCCTGGCGCGAGCGCTGGATCGGGAGGGGCTGCTGGCGGGGTTGCTGCCCGAAGTCCGGCCCACGAATGTGTTGCTGCCGCCGGAGTTGCCCGGTGCCGCGACGCCCGAGGAGGCCGCGCGTCTGCCGCGCTTTGACCGGGAGCGGGCACGGGAGGAACTCAAGGGGCAGCCGGGGCTTCAGCGTCCGTTGCGCCTCGTCTACAAGTCCGGAGATTCCTTCGTTCCGGAGGTGGCCATCGCCGAGCGCATCGCGTCGCAGCTCGCCTCAGTGGGCGTGACGGTGCTGCTCGATGCGAGAGCCGACTTCTCGTCCGAGGTGGCCCGCAGGACACCCGAGGGGCCCCGGGCCTACGACATGTATCTCCGCCGGTTGGGGGCCGACTATGCCCACCCCAATACCTTCTTCACCCTCTTCGAGCGCGAGGGCAACCACCAGTCGGGTTGGGAGAACCAGGCAGGAGGGGAGCCGATGGCGCGCTTCGAGCGGCTGCTGGAAGAGGCGGACGCGGAAGCCAGCCTCGAACAGGCCCGGACGCTGTATGCCCAGGCACAGGAGGTGCTCGTCGGCGAGCAGGCCGTCATCGCTGCGCTGTACCACCCGGACCGCTACTACCGGGCCCGGCCGACGCTGCGAGGCCTGGACGTGGACCCGTTCAACTTCCTGTCCCTTCGAGCTCTCCGGCTCGCGCCGATGCCAGGGGAGCGCTAG
- a CDS encoding ABC transporter permease subunit, whose product MQQLLVRVGRQLVLVPIVALASYFLMASLPLTTEDDSKRQVSPELAASYRRDLGIGEPLGFLRPWQKLFRGERLGTSAQGVTGDELLLKLSGSVGVGMVALGLALVWALSFALFRSRWRRGRLAVLGDALPAVAFGTPVFIPALLLAPTVVERGYLLPELTSALVTSVWPGIFLGTLLADALETELARDYVRTAASKGLAPGVVLRRHVLPNVLPALLDAIGPMATSLLAGSFAAERVLGLPYFGQLYVLAVLQKQVAVVVVATTVFASVLVFVGLVVEAVRLLVDPRAREARA is encoded by the coding sequence ATGCAGCAGCTTCTTGTCCGGGTAGGCCGGCAGCTCGTGCTCGTTCCCATCGTGGCGCTGGCCTCGTACTTCCTCATGGCCAGCTTGCCGCTCACCACCGAGGACGACTCCAAGCGCCAGGTCTCTCCGGAACTGGCCGCCTCCTACCGGAGGGACCTGGGCATCGGCGAGCCGCTGGGCTTTCTGCGCCCCTGGCAGAAGCTCTTCCGGGGAGAACGCCTGGGCACCAGCGCCCAGGGAGTCACGGGCGATGAGCTGCTGCTCAAGCTCTCCGGCAGCGTGGGAGTGGGCATGGTGGCGCTGGGTCTTGCGCTCGTGTGGGCCCTGTCCTTCGCCCTCTTCAGGAGCCGCTGGAGGCGGGGGCGGCTGGCCGTTCTCGGAGATGCGCTGCCCGCGGTGGCCTTCGGAACGCCCGTCTTCATCCCCGCACTGCTGTTGGCGCCCACCGTGGTGGAGCGGGGCTACCTGCTGCCCGAGTTGACCTCCGCGCTTGTGACCTCTGTGTGGCCGGGCATCTTCCTGGGCACCTTGCTCGCGGATGCGCTGGAGACGGAGTTGGCCCGGGACTACGTGCGCACCGCCGCCAGCAAGGGGTTGGCGCCAGGGGTGGTGCTGCGCCGCCACGTGTTGCCCAACGTGCTGCCCGCGCTGCTGGATGCCATCGGCCCCATGGCCACCTCGCTGCTCGCGGGCTCCTTCGCCGCCGAGCGTGTTCTGGGGCTGCCGTACTTTGGCCAGCTCTACGTGCTCGCCGTCCTCCAGAAGCAGGTGGCCGTGGTGGTGGTGGCCACCACCGTCTTCGCCTCGGTGCTCGTCTTCGTCGGCCTGGTGGTGGAGGCCGTCCGCCTCCTGGTGGATCCGCGGGCCCGGGAGGCTCGCGCATGA
- a CDS encoding ABC transporter permease subunit, protein MSRIPARAWVGLLLLGGLGALSLLMGRLFPEVLASSCPLGSDLTRPDRTVCELAFGGLWISLAIGLAAGGLSTGLGLGVAAVARLAGGALERWVMRLADSFFALPDVLVVMVLQLAGQSLVDAGGGAGLGPFGLMVVSLALVGWAGPARMFRNRLSTLEGQEFVAASRALGGSRFHVLRVHLWPALLPFVLAVFLSRLPAAILAESTVSFFGIARMEPMSLGRYLGTSYAALIYEGGPRIVIPAWTLLVLLVLGASLSSQALGTGVRKG, encoded by the coding sequence ATGAGCCGCATTCCCGCGCGGGCCTGGGTGGGGCTCCTCTTGCTCGGAGGACTGGGGGCACTGAGCCTCCTGATGGGCCGCCTCTTTCCAGAGGTGCTCGCCTCCTCGTGCCCGTTGGGGAGCGATCTCACGCGTCCCGACCGCACCGTGTGCGAGCTGGCATTCGGAGGTTTGTGGATCTCCCTCGCCATCGGTCTGGCTGCGGGCGGGCTCTCGACGGGCCTGGGGTTGGGCGTGGCGGCCGTGGCCCGCCTGGCGGGAGGGGCGCTGGAGCGGTGGGTGATGCGACTGGCGGATTCCTTCTTCGCGCTGCCCGACGTGCTGGTGGTGATGGTGCTCCAACTCGCGGGCCAATCCCTCGTGGACGCAGGCGGTGGGGCAGGGCTGGGCCCCTTCGGACTGATGGTGGTGTCACTGGCCCTGGTCGGCTGGGCAGGGCCCGCGCGCATGTTCCGCAACCGCCTGAGCACGCTGGAAGGGCAGGAGTTCGTGGCTGCCTCTCGGGCGCTGGGTGGAAGCCGTTTCCACGTGCTTCGGGTCCACCTCTGGCCTGCCTTGCTCCCCTTCGTCCTGGCTGTCTTCCTGAGCCGACTGCCAGCCGCCATCCTCGCGGAGTCCACGGTGAGCTTCTTCGGCATCGCGCGGATGGAGCCCATGTCCCTGGGGCGCTACCTGGGGACCAGCTACGCGGCGCTCATCTACGAGGGGGGCCCGCGCATCGTTATTCCCGCCTGGACGTTGCTCGTGCTGCTGGTGCTTGGAGCCTCGCTCTCCTCCCAGGCACTGGGAACGGGCGTCCGGAAGGGCTGA
- a CDS encoding response regulator produces MSFPIDDLPIATGHTPVREQRDDDLKLEQVRGAVLVVEDDPSSRELLVEMLSQWGYEPLPVGSAEEAEFAVRNKRMDAAVVDVFLPGRSGALLMSRLRERFPQAVLIGVSAMSDASMARKCKGLGADLFIGKPVLPEKLAQALQSKHHSWH; encoded by the coding sequence ATGTCCTTCCCTATCGATGATCTTCCCATTGCTACCGGTCATACGCCTGTGCGCGAGCAGCGCGACGACGACCTGAAGCTGGAACAGGTCCGGGGAGCGGTGCTGGTGGTCGAGGACGATCCGTCCAGCCGCGAACTGCTCGTCGAGATGCTCTCTCAGTGGGGGTACGAGCCTCTGCCCGTGGGCAGCGCAGAGGAGGCGGAGTTCGCCGTGCGCAACAAGCGCATGGACGCCGCCGTCGTGGACGTCTTCCTGCCGGGCCGCAGTGGCGCCCTGCTGATGTCCCGTCTGCGTGAGCGCTTCCCGCAGGCGGTCCTCATCGGGGTGAGCGCGATGAGTGACGCGTCCATGGCCCGCAAGTGCAAGGGGCTGGGGGCGGACCTCTTCATTGGCAAACCCGTGCTCCCGGAGAAGTTGGCCCAGGCGCTCCAATCGAAGCACCACAGCTGGCACTGA
- a CDS encoding YqgE/AlgH family protein, translating into MKTLAPGLLLAMPQLGDPNFHRSVVLMLEHGENGSMGLVINRGAPLTLGELARGQAMKIAADRTQQPVFVGGPVEAHRGFILHDEETVSEKHVVLPGLFLSVTLDALGLLLENPGPRVRFCLGYAGWGPGQLEREMAAGSWLFAEAVVHSVLEGEPSRLWGETLRGMGVDPAMLMVGKGLN; encoded by the coding sequence GTGAAGACGCTCGCTCCCGGCCTCCTGCTGGCGATGCCCCAGCTGGGGGATCCCAACTTCCATCGCTCGGTGGTGCTGATGCTCGAGCATGGGGAGAATGGTTCCATGGGGCTGGTCATCAACCGGGGCGCGCCGCTGACGCTCGGTGAACTGGCCCGAGGGCAGGCGATGAAAATCGCCGCCGACCGCACCCAGCAGCCTGTTTTCGTCGGAGGGCCGGTGGAGGCCCACCGGGGTTTCATTCTTCACGACGAGGAGACGGTCTCGGAGAAGCACGTCGTCCTGCCGGGACTGTTCCTGAGCGTCACCCTGGATGCGCTGGGGCTGCTCCTGGAGAACCCTGGACCGCGCGTGCGCTTCTGCCTGGGGTATGCTGGCTGGGGCCCCGGGCAACTGGAGCGGGAGATGGCGGCCGGCTCATGGCTGTTCGCCGAGGCGGTGGTCCACTCGGTGCTGGAAGGAGAGCCCTCCCGGCTCTGGGGCGAGACGCTGCGGGGCATGGGCGTAGACCCCGCCATGCTGATGGTGGGAAAGGGTTTGAACTGA
- a CDS encoding BolA family protein — MLNEESLRHRILEALPGSEVVVRDTTGTGDHFEAQVVSPAFTGKTMVQQHKLVYAPLQPLLATGELHALALKTYSPEQWQKLGPR; from the coding sequence ATGCTGAACGAAGAGAGCCTCCGTCACCGCATCCTCGAGGCCCTGCCGGGCTCCGAGGTGGTGGTCCGTGACACCACGGGAACGGGTGACCATTTCGAGGCGCAGGTGGTGAGCCCGGCATTCACGGGAAAGACCATGGTGCAGCAGCACAAGCTCGTGTACGCGCCGCTTCAGCCCTTGCTGGCGACGGGCGAACTGCATGCGCTGGCGCTAAAGACTTATTCGCCCGAGCAATGGCAGAAGCTCGGCCCTCGCTGA
- the grxD gene encoding Grx4 family monothiol glutaredoxin: protein MNPELKAQLEEQIRSHKIVLFMKGNALFPQCGFSARALQLLQPLGQVHTVDVLADPAIRQGIKDYSNWPTIPQIYINGEFIGGSDILMELAERGELASLVAGTPSGS from the coding sequence ATGAATCCAGAACTCAAGGCCCAGCTCGAGGAGCAGATCCGCTCCCACAAGATCGTCCTGTTCATGAAGGGCAATGCCCTGTTCCCCCAGTGCGGCTTCTCCGCCCGGGCGCTGCAACTGCTGCAGCCGCTCGGTCAGGTGCACACGGTGGATGTGCTGGCCGACCCCGCCATCCGTCAGGGCATCAAGGACTACTCGAACTGGCCCACCATTCCTCAGATCTACATCAACGGGGAGTTCATCGGCGGCTCGGACATCCTGATGGAGCTGGCCGAGCGAGGCGAGTTGGCGAGCCTCGTGGCGGGCACCCCGTCCGGGAGCTGA
- a CDS encoding DUF2914 domain-containing protein, with product MATATPPPPGETTDALEPSSVSVPSSSPNALNVPPAQVPPGPDVPLGDPEDAVPTAKTQTLLERVQSFRARNEKWEMAAFFFVGFAYDVLTLGRIDDTLSMVQQFVYLGVLASLLLLEQRYPEGVEPPKALAKVWRWREDAIHFFYGSLLSSFTLFFFKSASGLVALLFLVVMFGLLVANELPRFRQLGPVVRMTLFSLCVSMYLAYVLPVLTGRLNVWIFLLALVLAAGVIYGMMRLLRRWGLMEGTALIRQVALPGFGLQAALLVLYLLRVLPPVPLSVTFSGVYHEVKRVNGPEGVEYHLSHQRPWWKFWQKGDQSFRVRTGDKVNYFVSVFAPAGFHDYSVYVQWYFDDPQKGWRSFFRKALNARGTGAEAGFRTYANLTNPTPGDWLAVLETEDGHEINRLSFSVEKDEGTEPREFEVFVHKHDKRTK from the coding sequence TTGGCCACCGCGACACCGCCCCCTCCTGGTGAAACGACCGACGCTCTTGAGCCGTCGTCCGTTTCTGTTCCTTCCTCGTCTCCCAATGCGCTGAACGTCCCCCCGGCACAGGTGCCGCCTGGGCCGGACGTGCCCTTGGGGGATCCCGAGGACGCGGTCCCCACGGCGAAGACCCAGACGTTGCTGGAGCGGGTGCAGTCCTTCCGCGCCAGGAACGAGAAGTGGGAGATGGCGGCGTTCTTCTTCGTCGGGTTCGCCTACGACGTCCTCACGCTGGGCCGCATCGACGACACGCTCTCCATGGTGCAGCAGTTCGTGTACTTGGGGGTGCTGGCCTCGCTGTTGCTGCTGGAGCAGCGCTACCCGGAGGGGGTGGAGCCGCCGAAGGCGCTGGCGAAGGTGTGGCGCTGGCGCGAGGACGCCATCCACTTCTTCTACGGGAGCCTGCTCAGCTCCTTCACGCTCTTCTTCTTCAAGAGCGCCTCGGGGCTCGTGGCGCTGTTGTTCCTGGTGGTCATGTTCGGCCTGCTGGTGGCCAACGAGCTGCCGCGCTTCCGCCAGCTGGGGCCCGTGGTGCGCATGACGCTCTTCAGCCTGTGCGTCAGCATGTACCTGGCCTACGTGCTGCCGGTGCTCACGGGCCGGTTGAACGTGTGGATCTTCCTGCTCGCGCTGGTGCTCGCCGCAGGGGTCATCTACGGGATGATGCGGCTGTTGCGCCGCTGGGGCCTCATGGAGGGCACGGCGCTGATCCGTCAGGTGGCCCTGCCGGGGTTCGGCCTGCAGGCGGCGCTGCTGGTGCTCTATCTGCTCCGGGTGCTCCCGCCGGTGCCGCTGTCCGTGACGTTCAGCGGCGTCTACCACGAGGTGAAGCGCGTCAACGGTCCGGAGGGCGTCGAGTACCACCTCTCGCACCAGCGGCCCTGGTGGAAGTTCTGGCAGAAGGGGGACCAGTCCTTCCGGGTGCGCACGGGCGACAAGGTGAACTACTTCGTCAGCGTCTTCGCGCCTGCGGGCTTCCACGACTACTCGGTCTACGTGCAGTGGTACTTCGACGATCCGCAGAAGGGCTGGCGGTCATTTTTCCGCAAGGCGCTCAATGCGCGGGGGACCGGAGCCGAGGCGGGGTTCCGCACCTACGCCAACCTGACGAACCCCACGCCCGGGGATTGGCTCGCCGTGCTGGAGACGGAGGATGGGCACGAAATCAACCGCCTGTCCTTCAGCGTGGAGAAGGACGAGGGCACCGAGCCCCGTGAGTTCGAGGTATTCGTGCACAAGCACGACAAGCGCACGAAGTAG
- a CDS encoding patatin-like phospholipase family protein, producing the protein MSRLKTGLVLGGGAARGAYEAGVLSYLREEFEPAFGRALKLDILAGTSVGAIHACYLAATNHQPLQQAQGLIAHWTAMKVEEVLRCGYGDIVRLLRETLGKAAAPNDIQHGGLVDPRGLRALVGRGIPWRNISRNLRGGHLDALAVSATHIGTGGATVFIQRHGGGVPTWSDDPNSQAVATRIGPNHALASAALPIVFPVVRIRGRLHMDGGLRLNVPLSPALRLGAQRVLIISLRSNPAEVQGEPQGPTVQEREQASVTAPFLIGQMLNMLMTDRIDQDLGRLRRLNAILEAGTSKYGPGFAQTLSAAVHPHRSQPVRAIRELLVRPSKDLGTLAAEYVRAPGFRKRSQGLAHRTILKLVEREAPRDADLASYLLFDGGFADILIDLGRQDARALRPQWERFWSEKPQSLAEEATLTLSEEASAA; encoded by the coding sequence ATGAGTCGGCTGAAGACGGGTCTGGTCCTGGGTGGCGGCGCTGCCCGAGGCGCTTACGAAGCAGGCGTCCTTTCCTACCTCCGCGAAGAGTTCGAGCCCGCCTTTGGACGGGCACTGAAGTTGGACATCCTCGCGGGCACGTCCGTGGGCGCCATCCATGCCTGCTACCTGGCCGCGACGAACCACCAACCCTTGCAGCAGGCCCAAGGGCTCATCGCGCACTGGACGGCGATGAAGGTGGAGGAGGTGCTTCGCTGTGGCTACGGAGACATCGTCCGGCTGCTGCGGGAGACCCTCGGCAAGGCCGCCGCGCCCAACGACATCCAACATGGTGGACTGGTGGATCCCCGGGGGCTCCGGGCCCTGGTGGGCCGGGGCATTCCCTGGCGCAACATCAGCCGGAACCTGCGGGGAGGCCACCTGGATGCCCTGGCGGTGAGCGCCACGCACATCGGCACGGGCGGTGCCACGGTCTTCATTCAGCGCCACGGCGGCGGGGTCCCCACCTGGAGTGACGATCCCAACTCCCAGGCCGTGGCCACGCGCATTGGCCCCAACCACGCCCTGGCGTCAGCTGCCCTTCCCATCGTCTTTCCCGTGGTCCGCATCCGGGGACGGCTCCACATGGATGGAGGCCTGCGGCTCAATGTCCCGCTCAGCCCCGCGCTCCGGTTGGGCGCGCAGCGTGTCCTCATCATCTCGCTGCGTTCCAACCCGGCCGAGGTGCAGGGGGAGCCCCAGGGGCCCACCGTTCAGGAGCGCGAGCAGGCCTCCGTCACCGCGCCCTTCCTCATCGGCCAGATGCTGAACATGCTGATGACGGACCGCATCGACCAGGACCTGGGGCGCCTGCGGCGGCTCAACGCCATCCTCGAGGCGGGCACGAGCAAGTACGGGCCAGGCTTCGCGCAGACCCTCAGCGCCGCCGTCCACCCCCACCGCAGCCAGCCCGTGCGCGCCATCCGCGAGTTGCTGGTCCGCCCCTCGAAGGATCTGGGCACCCTGGCGGCCGAGTACGTTCGAGCGCCGGGCTTCCGCAAGCGGAGCCAGGGACTGGCCCACCGCACCATCCTGAAGCTGGTGGAGCGGGAGGCGCCGCGCGACGCGGACCTCGCCTCGTATCTGCTGTTCGATGGCGGCTTCGCGGACATCCTCATCGATCTGGGGCGGCAGGATGCCCGGGCCCTGCGCCCTCAGTGGGAGCGCTTCTGGTCCGAGAAGCCCCAGAGCCTTGCGGAGGAGGCGACCCTCACCCTCTCCGAAGAGGCGAGCGCGGCCTGA
- a CDS encoding MOSC domain-containing protein, producing MPTVAELFLYPLKSAAGLPLTEAQVEPLGVAHDRRWMVASPKGSFFTGRKHPALLRINALPSATGLRLSAPGVAGLEVPVPPLDAPRLDVTIWDDTCSAARAGEAADRWLSAFLGEPVCLVYVDDRMERPVDSQYSVPGDKVGFADGFPLLLLSRASLEALNQRLARPVTMLHFRPNLVVEGCEPFAEDTWKRLRIGNVELEVASPCARCVMVTLDPQTAEQAADGEPLRTLTTFRRQLKNKVMFGQNVVVRRPGRFQVGDAVEVLE from the coding sequence ATGCCGACCGTGGCTGAACTCTTCCTTTACCCGCTCAAGTCCGCCGCGGGGTTGCCCTTGACCGAGGCCCAGGTGGAGCCCCTGGGGGTAGCGCATGACCGCCGGTGGATGGTGGCTTCGCCCAAGGGTTCCTTTTTCACGGGGCGCAAGCACCCCGCCTTGTTGCGCATCAACGCCCTGCCCAGCGCCACGGGCCTGCGCCTGTCCGCCCCAGGCGTTGCCGGATTGGAGGTGCCGGTGCCTCCCCTGGATGCGCCGCGCCTGGACGTCACCATCTGGGACGATACCTGCTCGGCCGCGAGGGCGGGTGAGGCGGCGGACCGTTGGCTCTCCGCGTTCCTGGGGGAACCCGTGTGCCTGGTCTACGTGGATGACCGGATGGAGCGCCCGGTGGATTCCCAGTACTCGGTTCCCGGGGACAAGGTGGGCTTCGCGGACGGCTTTCCGTTGCTGCTGCTGTCCCGGGCCTCGCTGGAGGCGCTCAACCAGCGCCTGGCCCGCCCTGTCACGATGCTCCACTTCCGCCCCAACCTGGTGGTGGAGGGGTGTGAGCCCTTCGCCGAGGACACCTGGAAGCGGCTGCGCATCGGGAACGTCGAATTGGAGGTGGCCAGCCCCTGCGCGAGGTGCGTCATGGTCACCCTGGATCCCCAGACGGCGGAGCAGGCCGCGGATGGAGAGCCCCTGCGCACGCTCACCACCTTCCGTCGGCAGCTCAAGAACAAGGTGATGTTCGGCCAGAACGTGGTGGTGCGCCGCCCAGGGAGGTTCCAGGTGGGCGACGCGGTGGAGGTGCTCGAATAG